In a genomic window of Thermoplasmata archaeon:
- a CDS encoding formate--phosphoribosylaminoimidazolecarboxamide ligase family protein — MLGPEEISNIIREYDEKRVRIGAIASHSALDVFDGAIEEGFRTVAVCQRGREATYARYFRALRDGKGSLLRGVVDDVLILDRFSQLLDEANQEALRSTSTLFVPNRALTSYLSIEDVEDRLRLPLLGSRNLLASEERGRGRDYYWILERAGLPFPERVDDPRNIDRLVIVKLHHAVKKLERGFFTAASYDEYRKKSEQLVSQGVITREDLAGARIERYIIGPVFNLDFFYSPIEDKMERIELLGVDWRFESSLDGHVRLPAPQQLTLGEDQRNPEYTVCGHNSATLRESLLEKAFALAEKYVKATQEHYPPGIIGPFCLQTCVDKDLNFWIYDVAPRTGGGTNIHMWLGHPYGNALWRMPMSTGRRWAREVKRAIETGQLNKIVT, encoded by the coding sequence CTCGAATATCATCCGCGAATACGATGAGAAGAGGGTGCGAATCGGGGCAATAGCCTCGCACTCGGCGCTGGACGTCTTCGACGGCGCCATCGAAGAGGGCTTCCGAACAGTCGCGGTCTGTCAGAGGGGCAGGGAGGCGACCTACGCCCGCTACTTTCGGGCCCTGCGGGACGGGAAGGGGAGTTTGCTCAGAGGCGTGGTTGACGATGTGCTCATCCTCGACAGGTTCTCGCAGCTGCTGGACGAGGCGAACCAGGAGGCGCTGAGGAGTACGAGCACGCTCTTCGTTCCCAACAGGGCCCTGACGTCTTACCTCTCCATTGAAGACGTCGAGGACAGACTTCGCCTCCCACTCCTGGGGAGCCGAAACCTACTAGCGAGCGAGGAGAGGGGGAGGGGAAGAGATTACTACTGGATACTAGAAAGAGCGGGTCTCCCCTTCCCAGAGAGGGTAGACGACCCCAGAAACATAGACCGTCTTGTCATCGTAAAGCTGCACCACGCGGTCAAGAAACTCGAGAGGGGCTTCTTCACAGCCGCATCCTATGATGAATATAGGAAAAAGTCCGAGCAACTCGTCTCGCAGGGAGTGATAACTCGTGAGGACCTCGCCGGCGCCCGCATCGAGCGCTATATTATAGGACCAGTTTTCAACCTCGATTTCTTCTACTCGCCCATTGAGGACAAGATGGAGAGAATCGAGCTTCTCGGAGTCGATTGGCGGTTTGAGAGCAGTCTGGACGGCCACGTCCGCCTCCCGGCGCCCCAGCAGCTCACGCTCGGCGAGGACCAGCGTAACCCCGAATACACCGTCTGCGGCCACAACTCAGCCACGCTCAGGGAATCCCTCCTCGAGAAGGCCTTCGCCCTGGCAGAGAAATACGTCAAGGCCACGCAGGAGCACTACCCCCCCGGCATCATCGGCCCCTTTTGCCTCCAGACATGTGTGGACAAGGACCTCAATTTCTGGATATACGATGTGGCACCGAGGACAGGGGGCGGGACCAACATCCACATGTGGTTGGGCCACCCTTATGGAAACGCCCTCTGGCGCATGCCGATGAGCACGGGGAGGAGGTGGGCGCGGGAGGTCAAGAGGGCAATAGAGACGGGGCAGCTCAATAAAATAGTAACCTAA